A window of Nitrospinaceae bacterium contains these coding sequences:
- a CDS encoding SDR family oxidoreductase — translation MEGKILAGKRAIVTGASAGMGAAIALRYAEAGADIWAAGGSDAEGLKDTIDRCAALGVKAGGKGYDFTQAATASECVREGAEFMGGLDILVNCAGGRVFKPLAETSDEEIDFIFDLNTRSIILACREAIRIMTPQGSGHIVNMGSIAGENASADRSLYCSTKAAVHSLTRCLAIELGPLGIQVNCLAPGIVNSGSVKKRLDANPDFAEMRRGQVPLGLIAGPETIAAAALFVVSPENNYMSGAIVALDGAAGA, via the coding sequence ATGGAAGGAAAAATTCTGGCGGGAAAACGCGCCATCGTTACCGGCGCATCGGCAGGCATGGGCGCCGCCATAGCCCTTCGCTACGCCGAGGCGGGGGCCGACATATGGGCCGCCGGCGGCTCTGATGCCGAGGGACTAAAAGACACGATTGATCGTTGCGCCGCCCTGGGTGTAAAGGCGGGTGGAAAGGGATACGACTTCACCCAAGCCGCCACAGCAAGCGAATGTGTCCGCGAGGGAGCCGAGTTTATGGGCGGCCTCGATATTTTGGTCAATTGCGCTGGCGGGCGGGTGTTCAAGCCCCTCGCCGAGACCTCGGATGAGGAAATCGACTTCATCTTTGACCTTAATACGAGATCGATCATTCTTGCCTGCCGCGAGGCGATTCGCATCATGACTCCCCAGGGAAGCGGACACATCGTCAACATGGGCTCGATCGCGGGAGAGAACGCGAGCGCCGACCGCTCGCTCTACTGCTCGACGAAAGCCGCCGTCCATTCGCTCACCAGATGCCTCGCCATCGAGTTGGGCCCCCTCGGCATTCAAGTGAATTGCCTGGCGCCCGGCATCGTGAATAGTGGCAGTGTCAAAAAACGCCTCGACGCGAATCCCGATTTTGCAGAGATGAGAAGGGGCCAAGTACCCCTTGGCCTGATCGCTGGGCCCGAAACTATCGCCGCCGCCGCATTGTTTGTTGTATCGCCCGAGAACAACTACATGAGCGGCGCCATTGTCGCCCTGGATGGAGCGGCGGGCGCATAA